The window tgcgcaattcttttaatatttttaccaacaatcaacatatcatcaacatataacaacaatatgatgaaatcatcatcaccaaacctctgaaagaaaatacaatgatctgaagttgtctttcggtagccttgctttcctataaccaactcaaacttcttataccactgtctcggtgcttgcttcaacccatatagacttttctgaagtctacaaacataatcttctttacccttaacccgaaaaccttcaggttgcatcatgtagattttcTTATCCAAATTACCgtgaagaaaagctgtcttgacatccatctgttcaacctcaagatcaagactaacagctaacccaagaaccactcgaatagatcccatcttcacgaccggagagaaaatctcatcaaaatcaataccctttttctggctaaatcctttaacgactaacctagctttgtaccctggttgtgaagtaagctcatctgtcttcactttgaatacccatttgtttctcaaagctctcttgcctttaggtaacttcaccagctcataagtattgttctcatgtaaggaattcatctcatcttgcatggcttcaccccactctttcttatgctcatctttcatagcttctgcataacactatggctctcccccatcagtgagtaatacatattcatcagcagaatatctaacagaaggatgacggtctcgggtagatCACCTAAGTGGGACAAATAGGGGCACATCTGGTACTgaaatctctacctgctccggagcataatcatcatcagtaccatgttcatcattatgaacatcatctccaacatattgtggagtaactggatccaaatcaacaagatcagcactaggttgaggaactgaatctgtcttatcaacatcttttaacatctgatcttctgtaaacacaacatctcggcttcgtacgagtttcttctgaactggatcatataacctgtacccaaaatcatcttcaccataacctaggaatacacatggcttagtcttcatatcaagctttaacctttcatctttgggaacatgaacaaatgcTTTACATCCAAAGAATCGTAAATGacagtaagaaacatctttgccactccaaaccctgttaggaacatcaaaacgcaaaggaacacaaggggttagattaataatatgaactgccgtatttaaagcctcaccccaaaaggaatcggataaccctgcatgtgaaagcaaacatataactctctcaaccaaagttctgttcatcctttctactaagccattcaactgaggtgtctttggtggagtcttttgatgccgaataccattctccttacaataagcatcaaatctgccaatgcattcaccgccattatcagttcgaatacacttgagtttctttcccgtttgcctttcaactagtgcatgaaattccttaaacttctcaaatacttgatcctttgactttaaggtataaactcACACCTTCCTGGaaaatgatcatcgatgaatgtaacaaagtaggaacatccaccaagtgtcctagtcttcataggcccacacacATCTGAATGCactagatcaagtacgttctccattcgaaaaggagaatgactcttaaacacaaCTCTGGTATGTTTTcatgccaaacagtgagaacacttactcaaattaatatcattaacacccgacaacacattcttcttaaacaagatagacatcactttttcactcatgtggccaagtcttttatgccacaactcggtagaatcaacattgtccacttcgttaacaatgttctggatgatcttcggacgcgtgatgtataatcttgagtctttcttgcctcttcccactatcatagaaccaagagttagtttccaaataccattaccaaaaccgctatgataaccatcatcatcaagaatgcctgttgaaatgacattaagtctcatatccggaacatgttttacattatgcaaaaccaaCTCCAtccccgtgtcaaatttcaaacaaacatctccaataccaacgatttttgataacccggcattacccatcctagcaaatccatagtcacccgGAGTGTAAGATGAGTAGTGGTCTCTACatgttgcaacatgacatgtagcaccactataaacaatccaactcgtgtcatcatgagtaagattaatcatatcataatcaatacaaacaaagaattcATCCGTAATagtgttaacttcaaccttatcatcatcaccaccatcacttttcttttgtttattcttgtcatatgcctttttcttctcattcttcaactttggacaataccactttgtgtgccccttttcatgacaattataacactcaatattagcaaatttacctttgcgtgagctgctacgatgattgcctcttttaccctgacctctactatgacttctcccccgcgtttctgtgaccaagatatctgactgtgaagaggaaccttgtgactttcttctcatctcttcattcaaaatactacccttagccaattccatggtgatagtaccattcggtgcagagttggacaaagatgtcctaaaagtctcccaagagtccggtaatgtaccaagtaaccagagaccctgaatctcatcctcaaacttgatacccatacctgcaagctgatttacaATACCCTGATATgaatttaggtgatctgtaataggagtcccatcatgatacttcaaagccatcatctgcttaattaagaacaacttgttattcccagtctttcgttcatataactgctcaagctttttccataaggctttagcatcagtctccccagtaatatgattcacaacattatcatcaacccactgccgaatatacccacatacttgtctatgcaaaattttccattgagcatcagatttttcctcaggtttatcctcagtaaaaacagacaaataataatctttcacataaagaagatcctccatcttgcctttccaaacatgataatttgaaccatttaaactaatcatcttacttgtattagcttccatctttcacacaagtcaaatcaaataacctagctctagataccaatttgatgggaaaatagtcacaacggacaatctacaaagcgaaaacaaacccgtttgaccaatactttcccgacccgtatgaacccgtgaggatgctaacaaacaagctataccaaatccaacccaaatcagtAGAAAAACAATACCAAATCAGTAGCAAATCAGTAGCTAagcaataatcaagcacacacaatacacacgagactttttacgtggaaaacccctcaaaatcgagagtaaaaatcacgggactcgtaagccacttaaattccactatcatcaataaagagagcaatacaataatccttctctagatcaactagaggtatacaacatcatcatactcttgaacaacaataatcaacaagtatatgaagaaattaaagacaaaagatgaatgATTCACCCAATAAACTGCCCTCTGTTCCAGCAGCGAGAACACGAGCTACAGGcctctttagacgaattcaacggttgaaaaccttggcactgatgtcaggaagacacaacccaaatttgatgaagatccaaCGGTTAGATCTCCGGAGATCGTCGATTTTCTGAACTGCTGTATTTTTAGACGGAAATTGAGAATCTCTCTTTTTCTTTTTTGATCTTTCTGATCTATCTACTCTCTTAATGACCAAAAATAGTTGCACACTTGAAGGTTTTAATGCCCTAGAATGATTGACTAAGTCAACTAGCATCTTGgtgaattatttatatttatacttatgaTGAAATCGGAGATGATAGTATGCTTGTTTAGCTGTGTAGAACTGTAAAagcttgaaaataataaaatatacctTAGTTATGAATTAAGAGAAAAGAATAGTATTGTGTTTTGTATAAAAGGTGGAGTTTCTATGTCCCATATATTTAGACTTGTAAAAAATTTGATAGAACCAAATGAACTATACGTTCAAGCAGAAATGATCCTACTACTTGGACCACTCCCAACCATGATATGATTTTCATCAATGTCACATTAGCGTCACGTCAACGTTTGCTCCCCATCACAAATGAATAAGAGATTCACTTCGTATCATGACACATTTCCTGGCTTCCTCAAAATAATGGACCTACTATTTTAATTAAAAGATACAAATACAATGTATAATGTGTGATGCAAAATGTACAACAATAAAAGCACCACATTCGTGATAGAAAGTGCTGTAAAATGACTGGTAGGTTGGCTAGTCATCAAAAACACACCAATGGCGAGGGAATGCCATTGTCGTCATCCATCACATACGAATGACATGGTGTTATAATGCACCGATGTGAGTGCTCTTAGACCACCCCAAATGGTTCGCTATTGGCATGGATGACAATGGTGTGTTATGCATTCGCCATCCATGACTCATGATGGTCCCCGTGGTTTTAAAACATATTGGAGGACGAAGTATATGCTTGTAAAGTTGTACATTGTGCATTATAAAGTATACAATGTGttatttaattaatatagtggTTCATTTGTTATGGTTGAAAGTGAATTTGTTATCATTTGTGATGTAAAGTGTTGACGTGGCACTAATGTGTCAACCTGTGATGGTTGAGAGTGATCTCATCGTAGGTCACAACATAAGGTCTTTTTCATGTATGCAAGAGATGCATATGTCTAGAAAATGGTCTAATATACCAAATTCACATGTAATTCTTCCGAGTTGTTAACTACACCTTCATCTGCTAAAAGGGTttaaaatgcatcaacaaaagaTAAACAGCACAGAACTCTATTGACTATTGAGCCTTTTTATTTCATATATACACAATCTGGCTACAGAAAAGTCCTAACACAGTCACACTTGAAAGAACGAAAACAATAACAAATTCTCTATAATATTATCATCATATAATACTACAACACAAGTGAAATGAGACAAAATGAGTGATTCAAGTGGTGCCTGATATTGGTTGTGATTCCAAAAAGAGCCTTACAGTTGAAAATATGAGAGAAGGTTCAGCCATTGCACCTGTTCCAGAGTCCCCACAAGCAAGTCTTTTTGACACAGGGGGTATAAGAGTAATTCCCAATTCATCGATTAACATAAGATGTCGTTCTGTAAAAGGATTTGTCCACATGAAGGTGTTCATAGCTGGAGCCACAAATATTGGTTTTTCATAATCCCACGCTCGAATTATACTCGTCAGCAAGTTGTCACACAGTCCACCAGCAATCTACTTTAacagtttataataataatgttaaagattacacacacacacacacacacacacacacacacaaaaatttcCCTTCCCAAAAAAATGCATGAAAAACTCCCCAATTTGACCTGTTACTCAACCCACCCACTTTACCCTTGTATACAAGATTCATTGTTTTGTATAGTTAAATGTTACTTCAGATTTAACAGACAGTAAACCAAGTTACTAAACTATATGTCAGACAATTTGAAGACGAGCAAAAACATGAAAATAAAGATATCTCATACATATCTTCTCAAATATTTCAAAAATGGTGATTCAACATATGACTTTTCATTATTTTTGAAAACTATAAATCACTATAACTCATTAGATTGTTATGAGCCTACATgactaaaaagaaaaaaataaaatatataagttgaaACCACATATTACCTTTCCAAGCGTATTTGCAGATAACGGTGCAATTACCATTATATCCGCCCATCGACGAAGCTCTATGTGAAGCACAGTATCTCCTATCTTTGACCAAGTTGACCATTCATCTTCATCTGTATAAAGAATCAAATCCTTGGTAAATGATGTTCTATCGATGAAATGTAAAGCTGCTTGTGTTGCAACAGCTCTTACATCAGCCCAATCTGCAAAACAGCTGCATAGGTTCCCAAATTTTATGGCGGCTACACTTCCAGTTGCCGCCAGAAGAATTCGAGGCTTTCTACCACCATTATTCACTTGCACTGGTTCCCTTAATGATTCTACAGAGGTTGACATACCCTGAAGAACAAGTTGCCATTACATTTTATCCAAAATATTTTTCAATATACATAATATTATGACTTGTACATGTGTAAGATTTATAAATCAATTATCAACAACATGTTGCACCCTGAAGTAATTAATAGAGTTTCAACAAATTTGTAGACATTTCCTTAAAGATGATACATATCAACAAGGTTGCAAAAcacgcgagacggggtcgaaacggtcgGGGCCTCAAAACGTCGACTGGGTCGAGACAAACGAGACGGGGTTGAGACAGACGAGACGgacgttgactaacgttgacttttatatatataaatatatatatacacatattttaaaGCAAAAAATCCTTTGTTGACCAGTTTATACCTATAATCGCTATTATCGTTAATATATTACAGAGAAGTAACACTAAACTACGTCAAGTCTGATCGACTTTTGACCGAATTTTTGACTTCTGGCCGGTGTTAACCCGACATTTCCCGCATTTGAcccgacttttgaccgttgaccgatTTATTAGAAGAcgggacggggtcgagacgggcTAGTCCCCAAAACGCCATAACAGGCGCCGACGGATGTCGTTTACAACACTGCATACTAACGATTAGCCATGAATCAACCAGGCCTACAAAGAGCTGGAAAAGCTTAATTTGTCCATAAATCTAAATAGTAGATAACACTCCAAAACCTCGAGCCGAGCATTATATATGCATTTCATAATAAAAATGTGCTTGAATCTTTGGGAGCCCTACGGCCCTACCTATATAAACACCTATACAAAACTACTCACAATATAAAACTAAACAGTACAAGTTATATTTAACACGTAATCTTAACTGTGAATTGAACTATAAAACTATAACTTACATCAATTGAAGTTGAAATAACAAATTCAGctaattaataaaaaaatttcGATCAGATTAACTTAACAACCAAATCGTGTTAAGGATATATGTACCGAACAAATAATTAATACCTAAAATTAATAAAATCTGTTCCCTATACGCTTCTCTGCCTCCGTTATCCACCGTCGCCGTCGCCGTCGCCGTATAATCAGCCTACATTGAAGTTAGCGGTAGCTGACTACCGGTGGATGTGTAAGCAGAATGAAATCCTTCAACCTTTTTCCAAATATCATTGGTGTATCTAGATATGTATGTATTCATTTCTGGTCCCTAAACtttttatttttatacttttaatccATAAACTTATTAAAACTTGCATAAGCACTCTATGAAGTATGAACGTTACATTTGATACCATCGTAGTTTACTTATATGGTCTTTTAATCTTTTATACTTCTATATTTGAGGATTGATATTTCCAAATCACTTTTTACATTATTTTAGCTACAAGTTTACGTGTTAAACCACAATCGAATAACCAAAGTAACCATGCATTTGTACCATTTTACTTTACTTTGAACGGTTACATTAAATAGagttattagtgatatatttgtaaAGTTGAATTATTATGACGTTACATATTTACTTTGTTTGCTAATGTTTAAGAGTAAAAGCGCCTTGAAATTGTAGAGTTAGGGTGCGTTTCACAAAACTGTATGATTTAGTGTTGAATGATTCAGAGTCTTCGAATAAACTTGGTTTTGAATAAAAATAAGCTATTTGATAATCATTATGAATGAACGATATGAAATGAGTAAAATTACATTATTAACGTGTTACATGAATAAAAAATTTGATATACATTTTTGTTAAGTGTTCTGGATATAATTTGAGGATAATATTATAGAAAAATTATGTgcataatggttaagagagtgttggttcatcactgaatgctgaaccattcaacaccatatgtcattcagaggtcagaaacaaacgcattaaatgctgaaccattcaacatCATATGTCATTCAAAGGTCATAAATACACACACTGAATGCTGAATTGTTGAACCATTCAGTTAAGAGATAAACAAACGCATCCTTAATTTTGTATGAATGTTATCCTCTTCATTAAGGCATATTTCAATAATATATAATGATTACGTCAAACTTGATAAAGCAATTAAAACATGCCATTAAACTCATTGGACAGTAGAATTTATTAATGCATCTTTGTAatgaattatttatttatatttattattattatttatcaagtTAAAGGATAACTTTATCACTACCAGATAACACCTTGCTTAATTGCTTaattacattaaaaaaaaaaaaaaaagtagttaTAATTTTGAAGATAATACTTAATTGCATAAAAAAGGTAGTTATAACTTTGTAGATTGACATTTGAGGAAAAATAATCTTATAGGATTGTGGAAGGAATGTGTATGTGGTGGTTATGCATATATGCTAACAAACATACAAGATAAAAAGTTTTGAGACACACAAATCTCCACAAAATCCCAACATCCCAATCAACAATTtctcaaaataaaaataaaaacatgaaACTCAACTAGAAGTCTAAAATCAAACCCAATATGGCATCAATCATCATTCCTTCATCATCTTCCTCTGTTTTTTGCTCCCATAATTTAACCAACAGCAAcaagcaatcatcatcatcatcaatcactcATCAACTTAAACCTTCTTCAGTAATTGGCAAACAAATTTCATTTCGATCTTCAAACTCCAAATTTTCGAACCCATTGATTCAAAGTTGTAGTATCAAATGTTCTGCAGTTGACTCATCCTCTGTTTTTCCTTCTGCTCTGCTGTTTGATTGTGATGGAGTTCTTGTTGATACTGAGAAAGATGGCCACCGAGTTTCGTTTAATGATACATTTGCTGAAGTATGAACTTACTACTTTGTATGATTTGTTATTGTGTTTGATGATTAATGTGGTGCATTTTGACTTCTGGGGTCAACTTCTTTTGTTTATACATTGAAATTGAAAGAGAAATGTTGGAAAATTAGCACCAGATATGTTCAATCTGTGTTCTACTTtacatttttatataatataatatatgcaaTGCaattttatcttaaaacaatatgtTTTTTACCTTAGATTTTTAACAGCCATGTTTAGTAGTATGCTCATTGTTTATAGGGTCAGCTGCTTTTCGGATCCACTAACAGCATGTCAATATTTGATCAAGACTTGTACATTAAATAATCCAAATCAATTTAGGCTGTAGATTAACCCGACTTTGACTGTAAAAGTCAAACCTTtatcaacttgtatatctctgtcaATGTTGGTCGAGACTTTGACTAAATACCTTACTTGATTACACAGAAAGAGTTGGGTGTAACATGGGATGCAGACTTGTATGGTGAATTGCTTAAAATTGGAGGTGGAAAAGAAAGGTACCCATATATTCTTTCGAAAGAATCGTATTCACAGTCTAAGCTTTATTAAAGATTATAGATTGGTTAACTTAGCACCTctgataatgtttttttttttaaaaaaaaaaaaaaaaaaaaaaaagaatgacagcTTACTTCAACCAAACGGCTTGGCCAGAAAAAGCGCCAAAAGGTGAACAAGAAAGGAAGGACTTTATTGCTTCACTTCACAAGCGAAAAACCGAGCTTTTTATGGTCCTCATTGAGAAGAGGTTGTTGCCACTTCGTCCCGGAGTTGCAAAGTAAGCAACTTTTCTGAACTTTAAAGATGGGTTTCGTGTTTAGGTTTATGAGTTCTTGCTATATATAAATGTGAGGTGTTCAATGGGTTGTGTTATGGTTACAGGTTGATTGATCAGGCTTTTGCTAAAGGTGTGAAAGTTGCCGTGTGCAGCACTTCTAACGAAAAGGCAGTATGTATTCAGTAGAAGtgacaatttcaacccatttagATAGAAACCGGTCAATTCTTGTTAGTTGTACTTTATTGATAACAGGTTACATGTACAAAACTAGCCCATACCTAATGTCAGTGGTTTATGGACTCCCAGGTGTCTGCTATAGTCTCATTTCTTTTGGGACCTGAGAGAGCTGCGAAGATCCAAATTTTTGCAGGAGACGTGGTTCCTCGTAAAAAGCCTGATCCGGTATACTCTATAGTACTTCTAATTAGTCATGAATAACACAATGATGAATGTATTTACTGAAATTTTAATCTTGCAGGCAATCTACAACTTAGCAGCCACCACTTTGGGTGTTGAACCATCAAGGTATACATGTGCAGCCATAACATGATTTTGTTGTTATTGATATATTTTTCACTGAAGATGTCAATTTTTGTttatattcctattattattattatcactgtttcCGCATCGTTAAAAGCTTTTTTGACATTTGGCTGCGTTTAAAAACAAATGATCCTGAAATATGTTTTGATGAACTAATGTTCTGGTGCATACAGATGTGTTGTCGTAGAAGACAGTGGCATAGGCCTTGCTGCAGCAAAGGCAGCTGGAATGACTTGTATAGTCACAAAGAGTGGGTGTGTTTCTTTTTCATTTTTGCTATAGGGAAATTGGctcaaatacactttttttttaagttttatttcaaaatacactttttgtaaaaaaaattgtctttttacaccattgggtagaccaaagtgttggtcgaccaccatataccttggtcgaccacctcatttttcaaggtggtcgaccaagcttCATTGAGGTATCGGTCGACTACTGTGTAT of the Rutidosis leptorrhynchoides isolate AG116_Rl617_1_P2 chromosome 5, CSIRO_AGI_Rlap_v1, whole genome shotgun sequence genome contains:
- the LOC139847139 gene encoding phosphopantothenoylcysteine decarboxylase-like — its product is MSTSVESLREPVQVNNGGRKPRILLAATGSVAAIKFGNLCSCFADWADVRAVATQAALHFIDRTSFTKDLILYTDEDEWSTWSKIGDTVLHIELRRWADIMVIAPLSANTLGKIAGGLCDNLLTSIIRAWDYEKPIFVAPAMNTFMWTNPFTERHLMLIDELGITLIPPVSKRLACGDSGTGAMAEPSLIFSTVRLFLESQPISGTT
- the LOC139847138 gene encoding CBBY-like protein isoform X2, producing the protein MASIIIPSSSSSVFCSHNLTNSNKQSSSSSITHQLKPSSVIGKQISFRSSNSKFSNPLIQSCSIKCSAVDSSSVFPSALLFDCDGVLVDTEKDGHRVSFNDTFAEKELGVTWDADLYGELLKIGGGKERMTAYFNQTAWPEKAPKGEQERKDFIASLHKRKTELFMVLIEKRLLPLRPGVAKLIDQAFAKGVKVAVCSTSNEKAVSAIVSFLLGPERAAKIQIFAGDVVPRKKPDPAIYNLAATTLGVEPSRCVVVEDSGIGLAAAKAAGMTCIVTKITQQMRTLQMQMRYSIA
- the LOC139847138 gene encoding CBBY-like protein isoform X1 is translated as MASIIIPSSSSSVFCSHNLTNSNKQSSSSSITHQLKPSSVIGKQISFRSSNSKFSNPLIQSCSIKCSAVDSSSVFPSALLFDCDGVLVDTEKDGHRVSFNDTFAEKELGVTWDADLYGELLKIGGGKERMTAYFNQTAWPEKAPKGEQERKDFIASLHKRKTELFMVLIEKRLLPLRPGVAKLIDQAFAKGVKVAVCSTSNEKAVSAIVSFLLGPERAAKIQIFAGDVVPRKKPDPAIYNLAATTLGVEPSRCVVVEDSGIGLAAAKAAGMTCIVTKSGYTADEDFANADAVFDCIGDPPEERFDLEFCSSLLQKQYA